From one Catenuloplanes nepalensis genomic stretch:
- a CDS encoding zf-HC2 domain-containing protein, producing MGDDRDDAMAERANLALYLLGALPEGERADFERHLAGCDRCLAEALDLGPSTSGLGQFTDDDIHEFLTSVGNDDASIPEPEPPAPVVATAPVPRSRPARPEVPARPADNRPGRAPRRRRRWALLGVAAALILAVSGVSFAVLRDDGGAGDADLVATAEATSASVTFSVTVTDTPVEGLTARAAITGLEAGERYRLYAVTRDNSSVVIRDFTGEAGTQQVDGRLTVPIAEIAFFSVQVVDGRTIVVAHVPTGGPSPR from the coding sequence ATGGGTGACGACCGCGACGATGCCATGGCCGAGCGGGCCAATCTGGCGCTCTACCTGCTCGGCGCGCTGCCCGAGGGCGAGCGTGCCGACTTCGAGCGGCACCTGGCCGGCTGCGACCGCTGCCTGGCGGAGGCGCTCGACCTGGGCCCGTCCACCAGCGGCCTCGGCCAGTTCACCGACGACGACATCCACGAGTTCCTGACCTCGGTCGGCAACGACGACGCGTCCATCCCGGAGCCCGAGCCGCCCGCGCCGGTCGTGGCGACCGCGCCGGTGCCCCGCTCCCGGCCGGCCCGCCCGGAGGTGCCCGCCCGTCCCGCCGACAACCGGCCCGGCCGTGCGCCGCGCCGGCGCCGGCGCTGGGCGCTCCTCGGCGTCGCGGCCGCGCTGATCCTGGCGGTTTCCGGCGTCTCGTTCGCGGTGCTGCGCGACGACGGCGGTGCGGGCGACGCCGACCTGGTCGCGACCGCGGAGGCGACCAGCGCCAGCGTCACCTTCTCCGTCACGGTGACGGACACACCGGTCGAGGGCCTGACCGCGCGCGCCGCCATCACCGGTCTGGAGGCCGGCGAGCGCTACCGGCTGTACGCGGTGACCCGGGACAACAGCTCCGTCGTCATCCGCGACTTCACCGGCGAGGCCGGCACCCAGCAGGTGGACGGCCGGCTCACGGTGCCGATCGCGGAGATCGCGTTCTTCTCGGTGCAGGTGGTCGACGGCCGGACGATCGTGGTCGCCCACGTGCCGACCGGTGGGCCGTCGCCGCGCTGA
- a CDS encoding YbaB/EbfC family nucleoid-associated protein, with protein sequence MQPFNLEQFAAQARAMQDHVAQMQSRLESASVTEDAGDGLVRISLGAHGRVQAVSIDPSLLDPSKRDLVESLLAEAFTKATLSMNQLAEEHMRPVSDTIGHLTGLSNVGLNKMRKM encoded by the coding sequence ATGCAGCCGTTCAACCTGGAGCAGTTCGCCGCTCAGGCCCGTGCGATGCAGGACCATGTCGCGCAGATGCAGTCGCGCCTGGAGTCCGCGTCGGTGACCGAGGACGCCGGGGACGGCCTCGTTCGCATCTCGCTCGGCGCGCACGGCCGGGTGCAGGCCGTCTCGATCGACCCGAGCCTGCTGGACCCGTCGAAGCGCGACCTGGTGGAGAGCCTGCTGGCCGAGGCGTTCACCAAGGCCACCCTCTCGATGAACCAGCTGGCCGAGGAGCACATGCGCCCGGTCTCCGACACCATCGGTCACCTCACCGGCCTGAGCAACGTGGGCCTGAACAAGATGCGCAAGATGTGA
- a CDS encoding S8 family serine peptidase yields MAHRSARRRTAVFLLLLSLLLAPAPAGAAAPEYRKYHVVTITADGDPETLAEIAAAVLGDSARMPELVALNSGRPQADGDAMSDPARLRTGWIIVLPWDAAGPGVEHGVLPEPDRRPGTSPEACPERGPDPAAPDGLPWAQLRFDLPGAWTRGRGGGSTVAVVDTGVDVTAPALAGRVRGGESSGNGGAPTVDCTGHGTAIAGIVAARAERADEFSGMAPEAVILPVRVPVAADGGADPRDAADAIRLAASAGAGVMVLTVPVDTAAGEVGTAIDEAVADGVAVVVPAGDRPAPQARPGLLRVGGVGADGTPAEAYPAGAVDVVAPGIGVTTIGTANRPALQGSGSDYAAAFAAGLLALVRAAAPALSAAEATQVLLDTADGATGTPDPVTGRGFVDPAAAVHAATVAQPAPPAGPPTGGASALGPVALAVAGVALLVVVAQVPLRLARRRR; encoded by the coding sequence GTGGCTCACCGCTCGGCCCGTCGCCGGACGGCCGTGTTCCTGCTGCTCCTGTCGCTACTGCTCGCGCCCGCGCCCGCGGGGGCGGCGGCCCCGGAGTACCGGAAGTACCACGTGGTGACCATCACCGCCGACGGCGACCCGGAGACGCTGGCGGAGATCGCCGCCGCCGTGCTCGGCGACTCGGCCCGGATGCCGGAGCTGGTCGCGCTCAACAGCGGCCGGCCGCAGGCGGACGGCGACGCGATGAGCGACCCGGCCCGGTTGCGTACCGGCTGGATCATCGTGCTGCCCTGGGACGCGGCCGGGCCCGGCGTCGAGCACGGCGTGCTGCCCGAGCCCGACCGCCGGCCCGGCACGTCCCCCGAGGCATGCCCGGAGCGCGGTCCGGACCCGGCCGCACCGGACGGTCTGCCCTGGGCCCAGCTGCGGTTCGACCTGCCCGGGGCGTGGACGCGGGGGCGCGGCGGCGGCAGCACCGTCGCGGTCGTCGACACCGGCGTGGACGTGACCGCACCGGCGCTGGCCGGGCGCGTCCGCGGCGGCGAGAGCAGCGGCAACGGCGGTGCGCCCACGGTGGACTGCACCGGCCACGGCACCGCGATCGCCGGCATCGTGGCGGCCCGCGCCGAGCGCGCGGACGAATTCAGCGGGATGGCGCCGGAGGCGGTGATCCTGCCGGTGCGGGTGCCGGTCGCGGCGGACGGCGGGGCGGACCCGCGGGACGCGGCGGACGCGATCCGGCTCGCGGCCTCGGCCGGGGCGGGCGTGATGGTGCTGACCGTGCCGGTCGACACCGCGGCCGGCGAGGTCGGCACCGCGATCGACGAGGCCGTCGCGGACGGTGTGGCCGTGGTGGTGCCCGCCGGTGACCGGCCGGCACCGCAGGCCCGGCCGGGTCTGTTGCGCGTCGGCGGGGTGGGGGCCGACGGCACACCGGCGGAGGCGTACCCGGCCGGCGCCGTCGATGTGGTCGCGCCCGGCATCGGCGTGACCACCATCGGCACCGCGAACCGGCCCGCGTTGCAGGGGTCCGGCTCCGACTACGCCGCGGCGTTCGCGGCCGGCCTGCTGGCGCTGGTCCGGGCCGCCGCACCGGCGCTGTCCGCGGCCGAGGCCACGCAGGTCCTGCTGGACACCGCGGACGGCGCCACCGGCACGCCCGATCCGGTCACCGGGCGCGGCTTCGTCGACCCGGCCGCGGCGGTGCACGCCGCCACCGTCGCGCAACCGGCGCCGCCGGCCGGCCCGCCCACCGGCGGCGCCTCCGCGCTCGGGCCGGTCGCGCTGGCCGTGGCCGGCGTGGCGCTGCTGGTGGTCGTCGCGCAGGTACCGCTCCGGCTGGCCCGCCGCCGGCGCTGA
- a CDS encoding sigma-70 family RNA polymerase sigma factor, with product MRDSLEASMPAMHDDAVSTAEDASASWTPEERMRRIHEAHAAPVLRFLMRLTLGDQDLAEDLLQETMLRAWRNLDTLPKEIERVAPWLYTVARNVAIDAARARRARPPEVAVADITRLPQPGDAVDGLVSGHIVRQALAQLSPEHRAVLIEVYFRGSSTAEAAARLGIPEGTVKSRAYYAVRSMRAAVGSVEPE from the coding sequence GTGAGAGATTCGTTGGAGGCCTCGATGCCGGCGATGCACGACGACGCCGTGTCGACCGCTGAAGACGCTTCAGCGAGCTGGACTCCCGAGGAGCGCATGCGCCGGATCCACGAGGCGCACGCCGCTCCCGTGCTCCGGTTCCTGATGCGGCTCACGCTGGGCGACCAGGACCTCGCGGAGGACCTGCTGCAGGAGACCATGCTGCGCGCCTGGCGCAACCTGGACACGCTGCCCAAGGAGATCGAGCGCGTCGCGCCCTGGCTCTACACGGTCGCCCGGAATGTCGCGATCGACGCCGCCCGGGCCCGCCGGGCCCGCCCGCCGGAGGTCGCGGTGGCGGACATCACCCGGCTGCCGCAGCCGGGCGACGCGGTCGACGGTCTCGTCTCCGGGCACATCGTCCGGCAGGCGCTGGCCCAGCTGAGCCCGGAGCACCGCGCGGTGCTGATCGAGGTGTACTTCCGGGGTTCGTCGACCGCCGAAGCGGCGGCCAGGCTGGGCATTCCGGAAGGTACAGTTAAGTCACGGGCTTATTACGCAGTGCGATCGATGCGGGCCGCCGTGGGGTCGGTGGAACCGGAATGA
- a CDS encoding ricin-type beta-trefoil lectin domain protein, with product MRTTMFPNLSRWLGELDDRIRARGGLRRGVAGMIVAGVAIIVASAATIGFGIANAANDDLTGRSVTDEQFSAIASAAKSCPMLTPARLAGQMMAESGMNASASGTASGGKGLAGLDDEDWKNWAPWPEAKRDDTAAVVLALAHQMCDLSGQVRIAGVQGDEWRLSLAAFRSGLPEVTKSKGVPDPADEYVSRSTAYAAYYAKLPQFGGSDVQVNPNASAAEVKPLPEEYVAPVKAAGGVCGEIPPAAVAAVLMASSEFNSNKLGATGEQGVAQFRGDVWARYGPDDASAWDPAKSIPAVGEALCGLTTELSGLEGDPYMLALAAYRTGPETVRQAAGAPDAETQAFIETVLSYTDYYKMDSRIAVAPKPSATPSASKSPKPATTGSPSPQRTSPAPARPSEKPKPPEGTTFVQVKGGNCLTSGDPATIKPCDTMAAEQRWDIGADGTIRSNGTCLDVTDAKTENVTPVRTWKCNGTDAQRWRIENGTVYTALAENMCLDVDVEEPVAGARVVIWWCVNHGKQSWTPKS from the coding sequence GTGCGAACCACCATGTTCCCCAATCTGAGTCGATGGCTCGGCGAGCTCGATGACCGGATCCGGGCGAGAGGCGGGTTACGCCGCGGCGTCGCCGGCATGATCGTGGCCGGCGTCGCGATCATCGTCGCGTCCGCCGCGACCATCGGCTTCGGCATCGCGAACGCCGCGAACGACGATCTCACCGGCCGGAGCGTGACGGACGAGCAGTTCTCCGCGATCGCCAGCGCGGCCAAGTCCTGCCCGATGCTGACCCCCGCCCGGCTCGCCGGCCAGATGATGGCGGAGTCCGGGATGAACGCGTCCGCGAGCGGCACCGCGTCCGGCGGTAAGGGGCTGGCCGGCCTCGACGACGAGGACTGGAAGAACTGGGCGCCCTGGCCGGAGGCGAAACGCGACGACACCGCCGCGGTCGTGCTGGCGCTCGCCCACCAGATGTGCGACCTGTCCGGCCAGGTGCGGATCGCCGGCGTGCAGGGCGACGAGTGGCGTCTGTCACTCGCCGCGTTCCGCTCCGGGCTGCCGGAGGTGACCAAGTCGAAGGGCGTGCCGGACCCGGCCGACGAGTACGTGTCCCGGTCCACCGCGTACGCGGCCTACTACGCGAAGCTGCCCCAGTTCGGCGGCAGCGACGTACAGGTGAACCCGAACGCGTCCGCGGCCGAGGTCAAGCCGCTGCCGGAGGAGTACGTCGCCCCGGTCAAGGCCGCGGGCGGCGTCTGCGGGGAGATCCCGCCGGCCGCGGTCGCCGCCGTGCTGATGGCGTCCTCCGAATTCAACTCGAACAAGCTCGGCGCGACCGGCGAGCAGGGCGTCGCCCAGTTCCGCGGCGACGTGTGGGCACGGTACGGCCCGGACGACGCGTCGGCCTGGGACCCGGCGAAGTCCATCCCGGCGGTCGGCGAGGCGCTGTGCGGGCTGACCACCGAGCTGAGCGGGCTGGAGGGCGACCCGTACATGCTGGCGCTCGCCGCGTACCGCACCGGGCCGGAGACGGTGCGCCAGGCCGCGGGCGCGCCGGACGCCGAGACCCAGGCGTTCATCGAGACCGTGCTCTCCTACACCGACTACTACAAGATGGACAGCCGGATCGCGGTCGCGCCGAAGCCGTCGGCCACCCCGTCCGCCTCGAAGTCGCCGAAGCCGGCCACCACCGGCAGCCCTTCGCCGCAGCGGACCAGCCCGGCACCGGCCCGTCCGTCGGAGAAGCCCAAACCGCCGGAGGGTACGACGTTCGTGCAGGTCAAGGGCGGCAACTGCCTGACGTCCGGCGACCCCGCCACCATCAAGCCGTGCGACACCATGGCGGCCGAGCAGCGGTGGGATATCGGCGCGGACGGCACCATCCGGTCCAACGGCACGTGCCTCGACGTGACCGATGCCAAGACCGAGAACGTCACGCCGGTACGGACCTGGAAGTGCAACGGCACGGACGCGCAGCGCTGGCGGATCGAGAACGGCACGGTCTACACCGCGCTGGCCGAGAACATGTGCCTGGACGTCGACGTCGAGGAGCCGGTGGCCGGCGCCCGCGTCGTCATCTGGTGGTGCGTCAACCACGGCAAGCAGTCCTGGACCCCGAAGAGCTGA
- a CDS encoding S8 family serine peptidase, translating into MTRQRLYRLLVGLILAFGVVQLTMVAGAPAAPVTQGYVKYYTVTGTSENLTEVAVKFLGRGSRSAEIYNLNAGRVQPDGTGLADPAKLNKGWSLVLPWDAVGNGVQYGLLPSKGTPSPAGARAQATPSSPAPQRTTASPAPRPSRTQSPAAPNPPAANPPAPNPPVSTPTARPSASSTPRPSGSSSPKPSPGRPAGPCGSDASSEPTSTWAQQKLVPDKAWERTRGNGVMVAVIDSGVDASLPELSGRVAPGVDIATGNAVGDSDCLGSGTAMAAIIAGNSDQTDTPSGIAPDATILPIRVVDEKAESDPADEATAIEVALSAGAKVIAVGAHVDLSDPAVSAAITEALRQDVIVVVAAGTGTLPEAPAGSRGALLSVGAVDADGKFAADLQGADVDVVAPGVDVASLGINGSGTIKASGPQYAVAFVAGQAALVRAAYPQLTAAQVKNRIEATSDKVGAEQGEASRYGSGMINPAAAVTSVVDGETVALPPVPEPGIGIGAVIAIVIVVLIMLAAIGLLLLRARRWAQGTADPAEHDLR; encoded by the coding sequence ATGACACGTCAACGACTGTATCGGCTGCTCGTCGGGCTGATTCTGGCCTTCGGAGTGGTTCAGCTGACCATGGTGGCGGGTGCGCCCGCAGCCCCGGTGACGCAGGGTTACGTGAAGTACTACACAGTCACCGGAACCTCGGAGAACCTCACCGAGGTCGCGGTGAAGTTCCTCGGCCGCGGGTCGCGATCGGCCGAGATCTACAACCTCAACGCGGGCCGGGTGCAGCCGGACGGCACCGGCCTGGCCGACCCGGCGAAACTGAACAAGGGCTGGTCCCTGGTGCTGCCGTGGGACGCGGTCGGCAACGGCGTGCAGTACGGGCTGCTGCCGTCCAAGGGCACGCCCAGCCCGGCCGGCGCCCGGGCGCAGGCCACCCCGAGCTCGCCCGCGCCGCAGCGCACCACGGCCTCGCCCGCGCCGCGGCCGTCCCGGACGCAGTCCCCGGCCGCGCCCAACCCACCGGCCGCGAACCCGCCGGCCCCGAACCCGCCGGTCTCGACGCCGACGGCCCGGCCGTCCGCGTCGAGCACCCCGCGGCCGAGCGGATCGTCGTCGCCCAAGCCGTCCCCGGGCAGACCGGCCGGCCCGTGCGGCAGCGACGCCTCCTCCGAGCCGACCTCGACCTGGGCGCAGCAGAAGCTGGTGCCGGACAAGGCGTGGGAGCGGACCCGCGGCAACGGCGTCATGGTGGCCGTCATCGACTCCGGCGTGGACGCCAGCCTGCCGGAGCTCAGCGGCCGGGTCGCGCCGGGCGTGGACATCGCCACCGGCAACGCCGTGGGCGACTCCGACTGCCTCGGCAGCGGCACCGCGATGGCCGCGATCATCGCCGGTAACTCGGACCAGACGGACACGCCGAGCGGCATCGCGCCGGACGCGACGATCCTGCCGATCCGGGTGGTCGACGAGAAGGCCGAGTCCGACCCGGCCGACGAGGCGACCGCGATCGAGGTGGCGCTCTCCGCGGGCGCGAAGGTGATCGCGGTCGGCGCGCACGTCGACCTCTCCGACCCGGCGGTCTCCGCCGCGATCACGGAGGCGCTGCGCCAGGACGTGATCGTGGTGGTGGCGGCGGGCACCGGCACGCTGCCGGAGGCGCCGGCCGGCTCCCGGGGCGCGCTGCTCTCGGTGGGCGCGGTGGACGCGGACGGCAAGTTCGCGGCCGATCTCCAGGGCGCGGACGTGGACGTGGTGGCGCCCGGCGTGGACGTGGCCAGCCTCGGCATCAACGGCAGCGGCACGATCAAGGCGAGCGGCCCGCAGTACGCGGTGGCGTTCGTCGCCGGGCAGGCCGCGCTGGTCCGGGCCGCCTACCCGCAGCTGACCGCCGCGCAGGTGAAGAACCGGATCGAGGCCACCTCGGACAAGGTGGGCGCGGAGCAGGGCGAGGCCAGCCGGTACGGATCCGGGATGATCAACCCGGCCGCCGCGGTCACCTCGGTCGTGGACGGCGAGACGGTCGCGCTGCCGCCGGTGCCGGAGCCCGGCATCGGCATCGGCGCGGTGATCGCGATCGTGATCGTGGTGCTGATCATGCTGGCCGCGATCGGGCTGCTCCTGCTGCGGGCGCGCCGCTGGGCGCAGGGCACGGCCGACCCGGCCGAGCACGACCTGCGCTGA